The Anas acuta chromosome 22, bAnaAcu1.1, whole genome shotgun sequence genomic sequence CCCCAACCGCACATCTTAAAACCGAAGCTAGTGCTGCTCCAGATGCAAGACAGCGGCAAGTGGCAGACCTGCAATGTTTATACCCCACACAGCCAGCGGGCACAGCTCGCTGTTTTTCACAGGCAGCGGCACACCGGGGAGGAGCGGGGCGCCGGCTCCTCGGTTTTGGCTTGCCAACGGCCGGTTTTAACACCACGCTGCCCGGGGGGCAAAGCCGGGATCTGCGTTGGTCTGTGTATTGCCCCCAAAGGCCGGgccggagcccccccctccccgccccggggGCCGAGGCCTCCCCTCGCCCCTCCTCAGCGAGGGCCGCCCGAGGCCAAGGCCCGGCCCCAAAATGGCGGCCGGAGCTTCCCgcccttcccccccccaagatggcggcgggcggccTGGCGCGGCGGGCCGGAGCCGGGGCCTCGCGTAGGTGCGGCCGCGGGAGGAGCCGCCAGGTGAGGGGCGCTGCGGGCCCGGGGCCCCGGGGGGAGCCTCCGGGGCGGCCTCCGGGTGCTGGCCGTGCCTCCTAGTGCCCTCCCGGGGAGCCCTCGGCCCTCCTGGTGGCGTTCGATGGTGTGGCCCCGGCTGGTGAGCAGTCCCTACGGATGTAGTTTGTCTTGCGCTTTGTAAAATAGCTTAATTTTCCACGTGGTTTCATGGGTTGCAACTGTTCGGGCAGTTCCGTGCGATTAATGTTTAGTGAAATAGCCCCTCAGTGCCCCGTGCGAGTTGCTAATTGCAAGGAAATATCAACTGCTTCCCTGCCATCACTGCCGTGCGTGGTGTGGGCTGTGGGAGCGTACAGTGAGGTGTACGCGGCTGCTCTGGGACCTGTGGCTTCCAAAAGACTTAAAATCTGTGCTAGGAACTGCAGGGAGACTAATTATAAACAGCTGTCAGCTGAGTGATGCTCTGTTGGGTTTACCCACAGGGCTTACGTGAGTGCTCcacctttcccaccttttattaaGCGTGTGTGCAAAAATGCAGAGCCTGAGTGGGTCTGTGTGCTACAGAGTTAATTTTTGGATTCATAATTAATTGTTTGAAGTACTGTGGAAGGAGTCTGTGCAGTGTGGTGTTACCCTACCAGCAGGCTCTGCCAGCAGATGGTAGTTCGTTCTGTTACGCTAATTATGATCTATAGCATCCTTAAGAAAACCTGAATATGGTGATTAGCCATGTCCTGCACTAGTTTATCTTTTGAGAAGATTTCTGTTGGTGATGAGCTACACATTGTGGTCTAGCATAACCTATCTGCGCCTCTTTTTTGCATGCATTTTCtagtaattattttgtttagcGTTGCGGGCTAGAATCAGGCTGCAGTTCCTTGACAAACACTGGCTGCTCACCTGATGGAGCCATTCAGTTTCACATCTAGCCTTGCCACTAATGAGAtttggtgatttatttatttatttatttatttttaaatagcttcacgatctgatttttcttctaacaGTCTTCACGCAAAGCAGCTGACAGACAACCCTCAAAGAGgctaaaatgtgaaaaaaacagTCTAGTAAAATCAGAACTAGAAGGTCGTACATGTGGGACTGGGAACCTTGCGGTGAggaaagcagcactgaaaacatCTGCTGAGGATTCACATTCAGAAGATTCAGGAGACTGTAATACAACTCAacagaaaaaagatgaaagcatTCCAGAGACTGGTGAAGAGAGACAGGAAAAGGAACATAAAGATTCTTTGAAGCCATTTGCAGAGAAATCAAGTAGTGCTCcttcaaaaacagaaagcaatgaaaatctGCAAAGTCATGTCAGCAGTGAAGAGGAGG encodes the following:
- the C22H1orf174 gene encoding UPF0688 protein C1orf174 homolog, encoding MAAGGLARRAGAGASRRCGRGRSRQVRGGKAADRQPSKRLKCEKNSLVKSELEGRTCGTGNLAVRKAALKTSAEDSHSEDSGDCNTTQQKKDESIPETGEERQEKEHKDSLKPFAEKSSSAPSKTESNENLQSHVSSEEEGCETVLSDKSSLKDGDVPKKLTELDNSAFLDEDSNQPMPVDRFFGNIDFIQDQPAVALPSTTMSRREFRRLHFIAKEDEEEEEDVL